A genomic region of Mycolicibacterium poriferae contains the following coding sequences:
- a CDS encoding phage holin family protein: MIRFLLRVAVFLGSSAIGLLVASLVVPGVRLSAWGFIAAVVVFTVAQALLSPFFLKMATKYASAFLGGIGLVSTFVALLLASLLSNGLSISGIGSWVGATVVVWLVTAVATLVLPMLVLREKKGNTPGA, encoded by the coding sequence GTGATCCGCTTCCTGCTGCGTGTCGCAGTGTTCCTGGGTTCGTCGGCGATCGGGTTGTTGGTGGCCTCCCTGGTGGTTCCGGGGGTGAGGCTGTCGGCGTGGGGGTTCATCGCCGCGGTGGTGGTCTTCACGGTCGCGCAGGCGCTGCTGTCCCCGTTCTTCCTGAAGATGGCCACCAAGTACGCCTCGGCGTTCCTCGGGGGCATCGGCCTGGTCTCGACGTTCGTTGCGTTGCTGCTCGCGTCGCTGCTGTCGAATGGCCTGAGCATCAGCGGCATCGGTTCGTGGGTCGGAGCCACGGTGGTGGTGTGGCTGGTCACCGCGGTTGCCACGCTGGTGCTGCCGATGCTGGTGCTGCGCGAAAAGAAGGGCAACACCCCCGGCGCGTGA
- a CDS encoding DNA polymerase III subunits gamma/tau, which translates to MALYRKYRPATFAEVIGQEHVTEPLSTALDSGRINHAYLFSGPRGCGKTSSARILARSLNCVQGPTASPCGVCDSCVALAPNGPGNVDVVELDAASHGGVDDTRELRDRAFYAPAQSRYRIFIVDEAHMVTTAGFNALLKIVEEPPEHLIFVFATTEPEKVLPTIRSRTHHYPFRLLAPRTMRTLIEKIVASEQVEVDDAVYPLVIRAGGGSPRDTLSVLDQLLAGAESNRIGYQRALALLGATDIALIDDAIDALAAGDGAALFSAVEGVVDAGHDPRRFATDLLERFRDLIVMQLVPDAVTRGVVDGPEDVLERMREQASKLGTATLTRYAEVMHAGLGEMRGATAPRLLLEVACARLLLPSASDTEAAVLQRVERIEKRLEMSIPAGEEAAAAVAPPKQFVRKTVRDAQEAAEPAAPAPVAPAPAAPAPQPPASPAARAPQPQPAQPAPPPAPAAAPAPARVPEPQPAQPQPAAPAAAAQPNAAAVRSMWTTVREKVRERSRTTEVMLAGAIVRAVEDNTLILSHESAPLAKRLCEQRNADVIAEALRDALGVNWRVVCEAGAAPAASAGPAAAAAPAAPAAAPAPTAPRRRVPEPLPPEPVPEEDEESMLAEAGNTDPQAPRRDPEEAALELLQSELGARRIDGA; encoded by the coding sequence GTGGCTCTCTACCGCAAGTACCGTCCGGCGACTTTCGCGGAAGTCATCGGCCAGGAACACGTCACCGAGCCGCTGTCGACCGCGCTCGACTCCGGCCGCATCAACCACGCCTACCTGTTCTCCGGTCCGCGGGGCTGCGGCAAGACCTCCTCGGCGCGGATCCTGGCCCGGTCGCTGAACTGCGTACAGGGCCCGACGGCCAGTCCCTGCGGTGTGTGCGACTCGTGCGTCGCGCTGGCACCGAACGGCCCCGGCAACGTCGACGTCGTCGAGCTCGACGCCGCCAGCCACGGCGGTGTCGACGACACCCGCGAACTGCGTGACCGCGCGTTCTACGCGCCGGCCCAGTCGCGCTACCGCATCTTCATCGTCGACGAGGCCCACATGGTCACCACGGCGGGGTTCAACGCCCTGCTCAAGATCGTCGAGGAGCCGCCCGAGCACCTGATCTTCGTGTTCGCCACGACCGAACCGGAGAAGGTGCTGCCGACCATCCGGTCGCGCACCCACCACTACCCGTTCCGCCTGCTGGCCCCACGCACCATGCGCACGCTGATCGAGAAGATCGTCGCCTCCGAGCAGGTCGAGGTCGACGACGCGGTGTACCCGCTGGTCATCCGGGCCGGCGGAGGATCACCCCGTGACACGTTGAGTGTGCTTGACCAGCTGCTTGCCGGCGCCGAGAGCAACCGCATCGGCTATCAGCGCGCGCTGGCGCTGCTCGGCGCCACCGACATCGCACTGATCGACGACGCGATCGACGCGCTGGCCGCCGGCGACGGTGCGGCCCTGTTCAGCGCGGTCGAAGGTGTCGTCGACGCCGGCCACGATCCGCGTCGCTTCGCCACCGACCTGCTGGAGAGATTCCGGGACCTGATCGTCATGCAGCTGGTGCCCGACGCGGTCACCCGCGGGGTCGTCGACGGTCCCGAGGACGTGCTGGAGCGGATGCGGGAACAGGCCTCGAAGCTCGGCACCGCCACGCTGACCCGCTACGCCGAGGTGATGCACGCGGGGCTCGGTGAGATGCGGGGTGCCACCGCGCCGCGCCTACTGCTCGAGGTGGCGTGTGCCCGGCTGCTGCTGCCCTCGGCCAGCGACACCGAGGCGGCGGTGCTGCAGCGCGTCGAGCGCATCGAGAAGCGACTCGAGATGTCGATCCCCGCCGGCGAAGAGGCGGCGGCCGCCGTCGCGCCACCGAAACAGTTCGTCCGCAAAACCGTCCGCGACGCCCAGGAGGCGGCCGAGCCGGCGGCGCCGGCTCCAGTTGCTCCGGCACCCGCCGCACCGGCGCCTCAGCCTCCCGCATCCCCTGCGGCCCGGGCGCCTCAGCCTCAACCGGCCCAGCCAGCCCCGCCCCCCGCACCCGCCGCGGCGCCCGCGCCCGCCCGGGTGCCCGAGCCTCAACCGGCCCAGCCCCAACCCGCTGCGCCGGCCGCTGCCGCGCAACCCAATGCTGCGGCGGTGCGCAGCATGTGGACCACGGTGCGGGAGAAGGTGCGTGAACGCAGCCGCACCACCGAGGTGATGCTCGCCGGGGCCATCGTCAGGGCGGTCGAAGACAACACTCTGATTCTCAGCCACGAGTCCGCGCCACTGGCCAAACGACTCTGCGAGCAGCGCAACGCCGACGTCATCGCCGAAGCACTGCGCGACGCACTCGGCGTGAACTGGCGCGTTGTCTGCGAAGCCGGCGCTGCCCCCGCAGCCTCAGCCGGTCCTGCCGCGGCGGCGGCTCCTGCGGCTCCGGCGGCCGCACCTGCGCCGACGGCACCCCGGCGGCGCGTCCCCGAACCTCTGCCGCCCGAACCCGTCCCCGAGGAGGACGAAGAAAGCATGCTCGCCGAGGCGGGCAACACCGACCCGCAGGCTCCGCGCCGAGATCCGGAGGAAGCGGCGCTGGAGCTACTGCAGAGCGAACTGGGCGCCCGGCGCATCGACGGCGCCTGA
- a CDS encoding aminotransferase class I/II-fold pyridoxal phosphate-dependent enzyme — protein sequence MSFESLGRDELLAQHELQQRNYAELQAKRLTLDLTRGKPSPAQLDLSNALLSLPGDGPDVYRDGDGTDTRNYGGLHGLPELRAIFGELLGIPVPNLIAGNNASLELMHDVVVFSLLHGGVDSPRPWIDELRDGPGVKFLCPAPGYDRHFAITESLGIEMIPVPLRDDGPDVDLVEELVAADPAIKGMWCVPVYANPTGTTYSWETVRRLVQMDTAASDFRLMWDNAYAVHTLTHEFVKQVDVLGLAAAANHANRPLVFASTSKITFAGAGVSFLGGSLGNIAWYLQHAAKQTIGPDKVNQLRHLRFFGDADGVRLHMQRHQELLAPKFALVLEILEDRLGDAKIASWTEPKGGYFVSLDVLPGTAKRTVALAKDAGIAVTEAGASFPYRKDPHDKNIRIAPTFPSTSDLRTAIDGLATCALLSATESLLADT from the coding sequence GTGTCGTTTGAGTCCCTGGGCCGCGACGAACTGCTCGCCCAGCATGAACTGCAGCAGCGCAACTACGCCGAACTGCAGGCCAAGCGCCTGACCCTGGACCTGACCCGCGGCAAACCGTCCCCGGCGCAGCTGGATCTGTCCAACGCGCTGTTGAGCCTTCCCGGCGACGGCCCCGACGTCTACCGCGACGGTGACGGCACCGACACCCGCAACTACGGCGGGCTGCACGGCCTGCCCGAGCTGCGGGCCATCTTCGGCGAATTGCTCGGCATCCCCGTGCCCAACCTGATCGCCGGCAACAACGCCAGCCTCGAGCTTATGCATGACGTGGTGGTCTTCTCGCTGCTGCACGGCGGTGTGGACTCGCCGCGCCCCTGGATCGACGAGCTGCGCGACGGCCCCGGCGTGAAGTTCCTGTGCCCGGCGCCCGGCTACGACCGCCACTTCGCGATCACCGAGAGCCTCGGTATCGAGATGATCCCGGTTCCGTTGCGCGACGACGGTCCGGACGTCGACCTGGTCGAGGAGCTCGTCGCGGCGGATCCGGCCATCAAAGGCATGTGGTGCGTGCCGGTGTACGCGAACCCGACAGGTACCACGTACTCATGGGAGACGGTGCGCCGGCTGGTCCAGATGGACACCGCGGCAAGCGATTTCCGTCTGATGTGGGACAACGCCTACGCGGTGCACACGCTCACCCACGAGTTCGTCAAGCAGGTCGACGTGCTCGGGCTGGCGGCGGCGGCCAACCACGCCAACCGGCCGCTGGTGTTCGCCTCCACGTCCAAGATCACCTTCGCCGGCGCCGGGGTCAGCTTCCTGGGCGGCTCGCTGGGCAACATCGCGTGGTACCTGCAGCACGCCGCCAAGCAGACCATCGGGCCCGACAAGGTCAACCAGCTGCGACACCTTCGGTTCTTCGGCGACGCCGACGGGGTGCGGCTGCACATGCAACGGCACCAGGAACTGCTGGCCCCCAAGTTCGCGCTGGTCCTGGAGATCCTCGAGGACCGGCTCGGCGACGCGAAGATCGCGTCGTGGACCGAACCCAAGGGCGGCTACTTCGTCAGCCTCGACGTGTTGCCCGGGACGGCCAAACGCACGGTGGCCCTGGCCAAGGACGCCGGCATCGCAGTCACCGAGGCCGGTGCATCGTTCCCGTACCGAAAAGACCCGCACGACAAGAACATCCGCATCGCGCCCACGTTCCCGAGCACCTCGGATCTGCGCACCGCCATCGACGGTCTCGCGACGTGCGCGTTGCTGTCGGCGACGGAGTCACTGCTGGCCGACACGTAG
- a CDS encoding S1C family serine protease translates to MGMGLFPRVRLLPILLAAVLTLVAPVAPAAAAPGDPIAAAAAAEPSVVRLDTAVEYQGVIGAGTGIVLEPNGQVLTNFHVVQGADRVTGTVGGRTYPARMVGYNRDRDIAVIQLIGAGGLTPAVIGDANVLVPGEPVVALGNAMGSEAPLTREVGTVTGFGRTVQAEDTLTGTSDELTGLIEFAAPVRAGDSGGPVVNGAGQVVGITTAASVNFRMGPGGKGFAIPINDAIGIAGQIQAGMASDEVHIGPPVLLGVGVRTTPRDQPGVLIQEVMVGGPADLAGLRAGDVLLALDGVTLDSTNTLTRVLDRHYPGDVLDVTWVDSTGVPRDGKAVLTP, encoded by the coding sequence ATGGGTATGGGCCTGTTTCCCCGCGTTCGACTGCTACCGATTCTGTTGGCAGCGGTCCTCACACTGGTCGCGCCGGTCGCCCCGGCCGCGGCCGCGCCCGGCGACCCGATCGCTGCGGCCGCCGCCGCTGAGCCGTCGGTGGTGCGCCTCGACACCGCCGTGGAGTACCAGGGCGTCATCGGCGCGGGCACCGGCATCGTGCTGGAACCCAACGGTCAGGTGTTGACCAACTTCCACGTCGTCCAGGGGGCCGACCGCGTCACCGGCACCGTCGGCGGGCGCACCTACCCGGCTCGGATGGTGGGCTACAACCGCGACCGCGACATCGCCGTCATCCAGCTGATCGGTGCCGGCGGACTGACTCCGGCGGTCATCGGTGACGCCAACGTTCTGGTCCCCGGCGAGCCGGTCGTCGCGCTGGGCAACGCCATGGGCAGCGAGGCACCGCTGACCCGTGAGGTCGGCACCGTGACCGGGTTCGGCCGGACCGTGCAGGCCGAGGACACCCTGACCGGCACCTCCGACGAGTTGACCGGGCTCATCGAGTTCGCCGCGCCGGTGCGTGCCGGTGACTCCGGCGGACCGGTCGTCAACGGCGCCGGACAGGTCGTCGGCATCACGACGGCGGCGTCGGTGAACTTCCGGATGGGTCCGGGCGGCAAGGGGTTCGCGATCCCGATCAACGACGCAATCGGCATCGCCGGACAGATCCAGGCGGGTATGGCCTCCGACGAGGTGCACATCGGCCCGCCGGTGCTGCTCGGCGTCGGGGTGCGCACCACACCGCGCGACCAACCGGGCGTGTTGATCCAGGAGGTCATGGTCGGCGGACCGGCCGACCTGGCGGGCCTGCGCGCCGGCGATGTGCTGCTGGCCCTCGACGGAGTCACCCTGGACTCGACCAACACGTTGACCCGCGTGCTCGACCGGCACTACCCCGGCGACGTACTCGACGTGACATGGGTCGACAGCACCGGGGTGCCGCGGGACGGCAAGGCCGTACTGACGCCCTGA
- a CDS encoding NAD(P)H-dependent amine dehydrogenase family protein — MPNTASYRVVQWTTGNVGKSSVAAIARNPTLELIGCYAWSEDKVGRDVGELAGIGPLGVSATADVDALLALKPDAVVYNPMWIDVDELVRILEAGVNVVASASFITGGNLGDGRDRLAEACQRGGATLFGSGVSPGFAELLAIVAGTACDRIDKVTIAESADTTLYDSPDTERPVGFDMAIDDPALEPMAAQGTAVFAEAVQLVADALGIELDEITCVSEYAQTTEDLPMASWTIKAGHVAGVFASWQGRIDGRTVIDINVRWKKGQTLEPDWQLDGDGWKITIDGRPTVNMQVGFLPPPDMIENAKTLEDFFVLGHIMTAMPPIHAIPAVVAAAPGIATYNDLPLPQPRGVVPR; from the coding sequence GTGCCCAACACTGCTTCCTATCGGGTTGTCCAATGGACGACGGGAAATGTCGGTAAGAGTTCGGTCGCGGCGATAGCCCGCAACCCGACCCTGGAACTGATCGGCTGTTATGCCTGGTCAGAGGACAAGGTCGGCCGCGACGTCGGGGAGCTGGCGGGTATCGGTCCGCTCGGCGTCTCCGCCACCGCCGACGTGGACGCGCTACTGGCCCTCAAGCCCGACGCGGTGGTCTACAACCCGATGTGGATCGACGTCGACGAGCTCGTCCGCATCCTGGAGGCCGGCGTGAACGTGGTCGCCTCGGCGTCGTTCATCACCGGCGGCAACCTCGGCGACGGCCGGGACAGACTCGCCGAGGCGTGCCAGCGCGGCGGAGCCACGCTGTTCGGCTCCGGGGTGAGCCCCGGATTCGCCGAACTGCTGGCCATCGTGGCGGGTACCGCGTGCGATCGCATCGACAAGGTGACCATCGCCGAATCCGCCGACACCACCCTCTACGACTCCCCCGACACCGAGCGGCCCGTCGGCTTCGACATGGCCATCGACGATCCGGCCCTCGAGCCGATGGCCGCCCAGGGCACCGCCGTGTTCGCCGAGGCGGTGCAGCTGGTCGCCGACGCGCTGGGCATCGAGCTCGACGAGATCACCTGTGTCTCCGAATACGCCCAGACCACCGAGGACCTCCCGATGGCGTCGTGGACCATCAAGGCCGGGCATGTCGCCGGCGTGTTCGCCAGCTGGCAGGGCCGAATCGACGGACGCACCGTCATCGACATCAACGTGCGCTGGAAGAAGGGCCAGACGCTGGAACCGGACTGGCAACTCGACGGCGACGGCTGGAAGATCACCATCGACGGACGGCCGACGGTGAACATGCAGGTCGGCTTCCTGCCCCCGCCGGACATGATCGAGAACGCCAAGACGCTCGAGGACTTCTTCGTGCTCGGCCACATCATGACGGCGATGCCGCCCATCCACGCGATCCCGGCCGTCGTCGCTGCGGCCCCGGGCATCGCCACCTACAACGACCTGCCGCTGCCCCAGCCACGCGGAGTGGTGCCCCGCTAG
- a CDS encoding thioesterase II family protein has product MTTPAERSRWIRNFRPAPEAGMRLVCFPHAGGSASYYFPMATALSPEFDVYAVQYPGRQDRHSEPFVESIAELADQVVAELQPVLDAPVALFGHSMGAVLAFEVAHRLEARGGRRPAVVFASGSRAPSRYGDEQDHKNDTDLIQVMRDLGGTDPRVLNNPDMLATFLPAFRNDYRALQAYRQAPTVAIGAPIVVLTATDDPKTSLTDARAWHEHTAGGGDVHTFTGGHFFLEKQPQRVIEVVTEALRATG; this is encoded by the coding sequence ATGACGACACCAGCAGAGCGCAGTCGCTGGATCCGCAACTTCCGTCCCGCCCCGGAGGCCGGCATGCGGCTGGTCTGTTTCCCCCATGCGGGTGGGTCGGCCAGCTACTACTTCCCGATGGCCACCGCGCTGTCGCCCGAGTTCGACGTCTATGCGGTGCAGTACCCCGGCCGCCAGGACCGCCACAGTGAGCCGTTCGTCGAGTCGATCGCCGAGCTCGCCGATCAGGTGGTGGCCGAGCTGCAACCGGTCCTGGACGCGCCGGTGGCGCTGTTCGGGCACAGCATGGGCGCGGTGCTGGCCTTCGAGGTCGCCCACCGGCTCGAGGCCCGCGGCGGTCGACGGCCGGCCGTCGTGTTCGCGTCCGGGTCGCGCGCCCCGAGTCGCTACGGCGACGAGCAGGACCACAAGAACGACACCGACCTGATCCAGGTGATGCGCGACCTGGGCGGCACCGACCCCCGGGTGCTGAACAACCCCGACATGCTGGCCACGTTCCTGCCCGCCTTCCGCAACGACTACCGGGCACTGCAGGCCTACCGACAGGCGCCCACGGTCGCGATCGGCGCGCCGATCGTGGTGCTGACGGCCACCGACGATCCGAAGACCAGCCTCACCGACGCCCGCGCCTGGCATGAGCACACGGCGGGTGGCGGCGACGTACACACCTTCACCGGCGGCCATTTCTTCCTCGAGAAGCAGCCGCAACGCGTCATCGAGGTCGTCACCGAGGCGCTGCGCGCGACCGGCTGA
- the ligD gene encoding non-homologous end-joining DNA ligase: MASAATEVDVDGVAVRLTNPDKPYFPKLGKDGTKGKLVDYYLAVAEPMVTLLRDRPVHLQRFPDGIDGEEIYQKRVPQKHPDYLETCTVTFPSGRTADALKITHPSAIIWAAQMGTVTLHPWQVRCPDTEHPDELRIDLDPQPGTGFAEAAEVATGVLKPLLDELGLVGYPKTSGGRGVHVFVRIATDWDFIAVRRAGIALAREIERRAPDAVTTSWWKEERGTRIFVDYNQNARDRTFASAYSARKTPIATVSTPLSWADLGDAEPDDYTIRTVPDLVASRADPWAGIDDDAQSIAPLLDMVAADEERGLGDLPYPPSYPKMPGEPPRVQPSKKVAEHWDEHGNRVSD; this comes from the coding sequence ATGGCAAGCGCTGCAACCGAAGTGGATGTCGACGGGGTCGCCGTCCGGCTGACCAACCCCGACAAGCCCTACTTTCCGAAACTCGGCAAGGACGGGACGAAAGGCAAGCTCGTCGACTACTACCTCGCGGTGGCCGAACCGATGGTGACCCTGCTGCGGGACCGGCCGGTGCATCTGCAGCGGTTCCCCGACGGGATCGACGGCGAGGAGATCTACCAGAAGCGGGTGCCGCAGAAGCATCCCGACTACCTCGAGACATGCACGGTGACGTTCCCGTCCGGGCGTACCGCCGACGCGCTGAAGATCACCCACCCGTCGGCGATCATCTGGGCGGCGCAGATGGGCACCGTCACGCTGCACCCCTGGCAGGTGCGGTGCCCGGACACCGAACATCCCGACGAGCTGCGCATCGACCTCGACCCCCAACCCGGCACGGGATTCGCCGAGGCCGCCGAGGTCGCCACCGGGGTGCTCAAGCCGCTGCTCGACGAGCTCGGCCTGGTCGGCTACCCGAAGACCTCCGGCGGACGGGGAGTGCACGTGTTCGTGCGGATCGCCACGGACTGGGACTTCATCGCGGTGCGCCGCGCCGGCATCGCGCTGGCCCGCGAGATCGAGCGGCGCGCACCGGATGCGGTGACGACGTCGTGGTGGAAGGAGGAACGGGGCACGCGGATCTTCGTCGACTACAACCAGAACGCGCGGGATCGCACCTTCGCATCGGCCTATTCAGCGCGCAAGACACCGATCGCGACCGTGTCGACGCCGCTGAGCTGGGCGGACCTCGGCGACGCCGAACCCGACGACTACACCATCCGCACCGTGCCCGACCTCGTCGCCTCCCGGGCCGACCCGTGGGCCGGCATCGACGACGACGCCCAATCGATCGCACCGCTGTTGGACATGGTGGCCGCCGACGAGGAACGCGGGCTCGGTGACCTGCCCTACCCGCCGAGCTATCCGAAGATGCCGGGCGAACCGCCGCGGGTGCAGCCGAGCAAGAAGGTGGCCGAACACTGGGACGAACACGGCAACCGGGTGAGCGACTAG
- a CDS encoding ATP-dependent DNA ligase: MGGVDLPVQPPLEPMLAKAQATVPADEGVWSYEPKWDGFRALAFRDGDDVVLLSRSGKDLGRYFPEVIDAVRDELAPRCVLDGEIVVPRKIAGRTRLDWESLSQRIHPAESRISMLAEQTPAHFIGFDALAVGDDSLLRAPFRDRREALRQSVAEKQWCHVTRTTEDPELATRWLAEFEGAGLDGVIAKRLDGAYLPGKREMVKIKHHRDADCVAIGYRVHKSGEGVGSILLGLYSDDGELQMVGGAASFTAKARLALLADLEPLRIGDDMRDGEPSRWNSAADKRWIPVRPERVCEVAYDQMEGLRFRHAVKFLRWRPDRDPSSCTFDQLDVPLNYDLYDVLEK; encoded by the coding sequence ATGGGGGGTGTGGACCTCCCCGTGCAGCCCCCGCTGGAGCCGATGCTCGCCAAAGCTCAGGCCACGGTGCCGGCCGACGAGGGCGTCTGGTCCTACGAACCCAAGTGGGACGGGTTTCGGGCGCTGGCCTTCCGGGACGGCGACGACGTGGTGCTGCTGTCCCGCAGCGGCAAGGACCTGGGCCGCTACTTCCCCGAGGTCATCGACGCGGTCCGCGACGAGCTCGCGCCGCGTTGCGTCCTGGACGGTGAGATCGTCGTGCCCAGAAAGATCGCCGGCCGGACACGGCTGGACTGGGAGTCGCTGAGCCAGCGCATCCACCCCGCCGAGTCGCGGATCTCGATGCTGGCCGAACAGACCCCGGCACACTTCATCGGTTTCGACGCCCTCGCCGTCGGCGACGACTCGCTGCTGCGCGCCCCGTTCCGGGACCGCCGGGAGGCGCTGCGGCAATCCGTCGCGGAGAAACAGTGGTGCCACGTCACCCGCACCACCGAGGACCCCGAGCTCGCCACCCGGTGGCTCGCGGAGTTCGAAGGCGCCGGGCTCGACGGCGTCATCGCCAAACGGCTCGACGGCGCATACCTACCCGGCAAACGGGAGATGGTGAAGATCAAGCACCACCGCGACGCCGACTGTGTGGCCATCGGCTACCGCGTCCACAAGAGCGGCGAAGGGGTGGGCTCGATTCTGCTCGGCCTGTACAGCGACGACGGCGAACTGCAGATGGTCGGCGGCGCTGCCTCGTTCACCGCCAAAGCCCGGCTGGCGCTGCTGGCCGACCTCGAGCCGCTGCGCATCGGTGACGACATGCGCGACGGCGAACCCAGCCGGTGGAACTCCGCAGCGGACAAGCGCTGGATCCCGGTGCGGCCCGAGCGGGTCTGCGAGGTGGCCTACGACCAGATGGAGGGCCTGCGATTCCGGCACGCGGTGAAGTTCCTGCGCTGGCGGCCCGACCGGGATCCGTCCAGCTGCACCTTCGACCAGCTCGACGTGCCGCTGAACTACGACCTCTACGACGTGCTGGAGAAATGA
- a CDS encoding ATP-dependent DNA ligase has product MQLPVMPPVSPMLAKSAGTIPPDASYEPKWDGFRSILFRDGDEVEFGSRNERPMTRYFPELADAARAELPDRCVVDGEIVIATGNALDFEALQLRLHPAASRVRMLAGQTPASFIAFDLLALGDVDYTPRPFAERRAALVDALSGCGPVIHVTPATTDLHVANRWFDEFEGAGLDGIIAKPLDGRYVPDKRVMFKIKHARTADCVVAGYRLHKSGADAVGSLLLGLYREDGALASVGVIGAFPMARRRELFTELQPLVTTFDEHPWNWAAQMDPETVRRYGGGSRWNAGKDLSFVPLRPELVVEVRYDHMEGERFRHTAQFNRWRPDREPRSCTYEQLDHPVTFRLDDIVPGLGASDGPSA; this is encoded by the coding sequence GTGCAGTTGCCCGTCATGCCGCCCGTGTCCCCGATGCTGGCCAAGTCGGCCGGCACGATCCCACCGGACGCGTCCTACGAGCCGAAGTGGGACGGATTCCGCTCGATCCTGTTCCGCGACGGCGACGAGGTCGAGTTCGGCAGCCGCAACGAACGGCCCATGACGCGCTACTTTCCCGAACTGGCCGACGCCGCCCGCGCCGAATTGCCCGACCGCTGCGTGGTGGACGGCGAGATCGTGATCGCCACCGGCAACGCGCTGGACTTCGAGGCGTTGCAGTTGCGGCTGCATCCTGCCGCATCGCGGGTGCGGATGCTGGCCGGGCAGACCCCCGCGTCGTTCATCGCGTTCGACCTGCTGGCGCTCGGTGATGTCGACTACACCCCGCGTCCGTTCGCCGAGCGCCGCGCCGCGCTGGTCGACGCGCTGTCGGGATGCGGTCCGGTCATCCACGTGACACCGGCGACCACCGATCTGCACGTCGCGAACCGCTGGTTCGACGAGTTCGAGGGTGCCGGGCTCGACGGCATCATCGCCAAGCCGCTCGACGGCCGATACGTGCCCGACAAGCGGGTGATGTTCAAGATCAAGCACGCCCGGACCGCCGATTGCGTGGTCGCGGGGTACCGGCTGCACAAGTCGGGCGCCGATGCGGTCGGCTCGCTGCTGCTCGGGCTCTACCGCGAGGACGGGGCACTGGCCTCGGTCGGGGTGATCGGCGCGTTCCCAATGGCGCGTCGGCGAGAGTTGTTCACCGAACTGCAGCCACTGGTCACGACCTTCGACGAACATCCATGGAATTGGGCTGCGCAGATGGACCCGGAGACCGTGCGCCGTTACGGCGGCGGCTCACGGTGGAACGCCGGCAAGGATCTGTCGTTCGTCCCGCTGCGCCCCGAGCTGGTAGTCGAAGTGCGCTACGACCACATGGAAGGCGAGCGGTTCCGCCACACCGCCCAGTTCAACCGCTGGCGTCCGGACCGCGAACCGCGCTCGTGCACCTACGAGCAACTCGACCACCCGGTGACGTTCCGGCTTGATGACATCGTGCCGGGACTGGGTGCATCCGACGGTCCTTCGGCTTAG